From a region of the Streptomyces sp. NBC_00193 genome:
- a CDS encoding AIM24 family protein, with protein sequence MQSSLFAHAEAQTQERYAVQNPQLLRVSLSGSDDVLARKGAMVAYQGIIDFDGEYQSTTQRNARARTGEGLDLMRCSGQGTVYLANLAQYVHVVDVDQDGLTVDSSYVLALDSTLHTEAIAVDSQYGISGSGKYQLNITGRGKVALMTSGQPLMMQVTPDKYVNADADAIVAWSTSLRVQMQAQTHSTGVWRRRGNTGEGWELSFLGTGFALVQPSEALPPQNAQIGQGAAAQFGMGQHGAHAQNQNNAWN encoded by the coding sequence ATGCAGAGCTCACTTTTCGCCCACGCCGAGGCGCAGACCCAGGAGCGGTACGCCGTCCAGAACCCGCAGCTGCTGCGGGTCTCGCTGAGCGGCTCCGACGACGTGCTCGCCCGCAAGGGCGCGATGGTCGCCTACCAGGGGATCATCGACTTCGACGGCGAGTACCAGAGCACCACCCAGCGCAATGCCCGCGCCCGCACCGGTGAGGGCCTCGACCTGATGCGCTGCTCCGGACAGGGCACGGTCTACCTGGCCAACCTGGCGCAGTACGTCCACGTCGTGGACGTGGACCAGGACGGCCTCACGGTCGACAGCAGCTACGTGCTGGCCCTGGACTCGACCCTGCACACCGAGGCCATCGCGGTGGACAGCCAGTACGGGATCTCCGGCTCCGGCAAGTACCAGCTCAACATCACCGGCCGCGGCAAGGTCGCGCTGATGACCTCCGGGCAGCCGCTGATGATGCAGGTCACGCCAGACAAGTACGTCAACGCCGACGCGGACGCCATCGTCGCCTGGTCCACCTCGCTGCGCGTGCAGATGCAGGCCCAGACGCACTCCACCGGCGTCTGGCGGCGGCGCGGCAACACCGGCGAGGGCTGGGAGCTGAGCTTCCTCGGCACCGGCTTCGCCCTGGTCCAGCCCAGCGAGGCGCTCCCGCCGCAGAACGCCCAGATCGGGCAGGGCGCGGCCGCGCAGTTCGGCATGGGCCAGCACGGCGCCCACGCGCAGAACCAGAACAACGCCTGGAACTAG
- a CDS encoding AIM24 family protein, producing MNQQLAGYAPTPVTARMENHGRAMLKVAMQSGQDLFARTGSMVAYEGFVQYEPNPPAVRQMASQWLTGEGAPLMKASGDGLLYLADYGADVVVINLNNDSLSVNGTNLLAFDAHLQWGVERVKGMAKFAGQGLFNVSVAGTGWVAITSRGTPIVVDCGRGEDETYVDPDALVAWSPNLKVKGKRSFKASSMIGRGSGEAYQMAFSGQGIVVVQPSEDSTDRLRARG from the coding sequence ATGAACCAGCAGCTCGCGGGCTACGCCCCGACCCCCGTCACGGCCCGCATGGAGAACCACGGCCGCGCGATGCTCAAGGTCGCCATGCAGAGCGGCCAGGACCTCTTCGCGCGCACCGGATCGATGGTCGCCTACGAAGGCTTCGTGCAGTACGAGCCCAACCCGCCGGCCGTCCGCCAGATGGCCTCGCAGTGGCTCACCGGCGAAGGCGCCCCGCTGATGAAGGCTTCCGGCGACGGCCTGCTCTACCTCGCCGACTACGGCGCGGACGTCGTCGTGATCAACCTCAACAACGACTCGCTCTCCGTCAACGGCACCAACCTGCTCGCCTTCGACGCGCACCTCCAGTGGGGTGTCGAGCGGGTCAAGGGCATGGCCAAGTTCGCCGGCCAGGGCCTGTTCAACGTGTCGGTCGCCGGCACCGGCTGGGTCGCGATCACCTCGCGCGGCACGCCGATCGTGGTCGACTGCGGCCGCGGCGAGGACGAGACGTACGTCGACCCCGACGCGCTCGTCGCCTGGTCCCCGAACCTCAAGGTCAAGGGCAAGCGCAGCTTCAAGGCCTCGTCGATGATCGGCCGGGGCAGCGGGGAGGCCTACCAGATGGCCTTCTCCGGCCAGGGCATCGTCGTCGTACAGCCCAGCGAGGACAGCACCGACCGGCTCCGGGCCCGGGGCTGA
- a CDS encoding AarF/ABC1/UbiB kinase family protein yields the protein MSDLPRKAVTRTVKLAALPLGIAGRATWGLGKRIGGKSAEIVARELQQRTAEQLFRVLGELKGGAMKFGQALSVFESALPEEVAGPYRAALTKLQEAAPPLPAATVHQVLSERLGADWRDLFEEFEDKPAAAASIGQVHRAVWHDGRQVAVKVQYPGAGEALLSDLKQLSRFAGLLGPLIPGMDIKPLIKELRDRVSEELDYELEAEAQRTHADAFDGDEDVVVPDVVHQGDQVLVTDWIEGTPLSEVIADGTPEERDRAGQLLARFLFSGPARTGLLHADPHPGNFRLISGADGRTRLGVLDFGTVDRLPGGWPKPIGRSLRMALDGDAEGVYGHLRTEGFVRESIELEADAVLDYLRPMLEPAEAEEFTFTRTWLRGQAARIADPRSPAHQLGRQINLPPSYLLIHRVTLSTIGVLCQLGATVRLREELDSWLPGFLPEEG from the coding sequence ATGTCTGATCTTCCCCGGAAGGCGGTCACCCGTACCGTCAAGCTGGCCGCGCTGCCGCTCGGCATAGCGGGCCGGGCCACTTGGGGGCTCGGCAAGCGGATCGGCGGCAAGTCGGCGGAGATAGTGGCGCGCGAGCTCCAGCAGCGCACCGCCGAGCAGCTGTTCCGCGTGCTGGGAGAGCTGAAGGGGGGCGCCATGAAGTTCGGCCAGGCGCTCTCGGTCTTCGAGTCGGCGCTGCCCGAGGAGGTCGCCGGGCCCTACAGGGCCGCGCTGACGAAGCTTCAGGAGGCGGCCCCGCCGCTGCCCGCGGCCACCGTGCACCAGGTGTTGTCGGAGCGGCTCGGCGCGGACTGGCGGGATCTGTTCGAGGAGTTCGAGGACAAGCCCGCGGCGGCTGCCTCGATCGGGCAGGTGCACCGGGCGGTGTGGCACGACGGCCGCCAGGTGGCGGTCAAGGTCCAGTACCCGGGGGCCGGCGAGGCCCTGCTGTCGGACCTGAAGCAGCTGAGCCGGTTCGCGGGACTGCTGGGGCCGCTCATCCCGGGCATGGACATCAAGCCCTTGATCAAGGAGCTGCGCGACCGGGTCTCGGAGGAGCTGGACTACGAGCTGGAGGCCGAGGCCCAGCGGACGCACGCGGACGCCTTCGACGGCGACGAGGACGTGGTCGTCCCCGACGTGGTGCACCAGGGCGACCAGGTGCTGGTGACCGACTGGATCGAGGGGACCCCGCTGTCGGAGGTGATAGCCGACGGCACCCCGGAGGAACGCGACCGCGCAGGACAGCTGCTGGCCCGGTTCCTCTTCTCCGGCCCCGCGCGCACCGGGCTGCTGCACGCCGATCCGCACCCGGGCAACTTCCGGCTGATCTCGGGGGCGGACGGCCGGACGCGGCTGGGCGTACTGGACTTCGGGACGGTGGACCGGCTGCCGGGCGGCTGGCCCAAGCCCATCGGCCGGTCGCTGCGGATGGCGCTGGACGGTGACGCCGAGGGGGTCTACGGGCACCTGCGTACGGAGGGGTTCGTACGCGAGTCCATCGAGCTGGAAGCCGATGCGGTGCTCGACTACCTGCGGCCGATGCTCGAACCGGCGGAGGCCGAGGAGTTCACCTTCACCCGGACCTGGCTGCGCGGCCAGGCCGCGCGGATCGCCGACCCCCGCTCCCCCGCGCACCAGTTGGGCCGGCAGATCAATCTGCCGCCCTCCTACCTGCTGATCCACCGGGTGACGCTGAGCACCATAGGGGTGCTGTGCCAGCTGGGCGCGACGGTCAGGCTCCGCGAGGAACTCGACTCCTGGCTGCCGGGGTTCCTGCCCGAAGAGGGCTGA
- a CDS encoding ThiF family adenylyltransferase, producing the protein MYPKVKPALARAWRDLQTVQFGVTPAHAVVLGPVDTATGSLLDLIDGTRGMELLRSEGKTMGLPDGRVDEVVRRLAAAGLLDDATAGGPRAQAVRDRPEALERLGPDLGSLSLVRPRPGGDLQGVAARRVIRVQVRGSGRVGAVIASVLAGAGIGRVEVLDGGRTQPADVAPGGLGPGSVGRLRAEAARTAVREAAPGRGPRTGESEGPEPGLALVVVAPRDGLQSWAPDPQTAADWVGTGTPHLYAGVLEGTGLVGPLVLPGATACAGCMERDRIDRDPAWPRMLVQWRSAHRRRTAAACDLGLSTAVAGLAAAHALSFLDGELPASTATRWEAALPSLHWESTPVHPHPDCPCEAAKVPAGQGVGT; encoded by the coding sequence ATGTATCCGAAGGTGAAGCCGGCGCTGGCACGGGCCTGGCGGGATCTGCAGACGGTGCAATTCGGTGTGACGCCCGCCCACGCGGTGGTGCTCGGGCCGGTGGACACGGCGACGGGCTCGCTCCTCGACCTGATCGACGGGACGCGGGGCATGGAGCTGCTCCGGTCGGAGGGCAAGACGATGGGGCTCCCGGACGGCCGGGTCGACGAGGTGGTGCGGAGGCTGGCGGCGGCCGGGCTGCTCGACGACGCCACCGCGGGCGGCCCCCGCGCCCAGGCGGTGCGGGACCGGCCGGAGGCCCTCGAGCGGCTCGGCCCGGACCTGGGGTCGCTGTCCTTGGTCCGCCCCCGGCCGGGCGGGGACTTGCAGGGTGTCGCCGCCCGGCGGGTGATACGGGTTCAGGTGCGCGGGAGCGGCAGGGTGGGCGCGGTGATCGCCTCGGTCCTGGCGGGAGCGGGCATCGGCCGGGTCGAGGTGCTCGACGGGGGCCGCACGCAGCCAGCGGACGTGGCGCCCGGCGGCCTGGGCCCCGGCAGCGTGGGACGGCTGCGCGCCGAGGCCGCGCGGACGGCGGTCCGCGAGGCGGCCCCCGGACGCGGGCCGCGGACCGGGGAGAGCGAGGGCCCGGAGCCGGGGCTCGCCCTGGTGGTGGTCGCACCCCGCGACGGCCTGCAGTCCTGGGCCCCCGATCCGCAGACGGCTGCCGACTGGGTCGGCACCGGCACCCCTCACCTCTACGCGGGGGTCCTGGAGGGCACCGGGCTGGTGGGACCGCTGGTCCTGCCCGGAGCCACCGCGTGCGCCGGCTGCATGGAGCGCGACCGGATCGATCGGGACCCGGCCTGGCCGCGCATGCTGGTCCAGTGGCGCTCGGCCCACCGCCGGCGCACCGCCGCCGCCTGCGACCTGGGCCTGTCCACCGCAGTGGCCGGCCTGGCCGCGGCCCACGCCCTGTCCTTCCTCGACGGCGAACTCCCCGCCTCCACCGCCACCCGCTGGGAGGCCGCCCTCCCGTCCCTCCACTGGGAGTCCACCCCGGTCCACCCCCACCCCGACTGCCCGTGCGAGGCGGCGAAGGTCCCGGCGGGGCAGGGGGTGGGGACATGA
- a CDS encoding TerD family protein gives MAREFQRGHKAKISDLTAGTDLYVGVQIAGPGLAIDISCFGLDANEQLSDDRYFVFFNQPKSPEESIQQLGAQAGDTESFRVTLDRIPANIHKLSFAASIDGAGQMSQIGPGYIRVVAGGEEVVRYSFSGSEFSTERALMIGDFYLKDVWRFAAVGQGFDGGLAALLQNFGGEVAEEEQPAPQAQAPAGAPGFAPPPQAAAPAPSFGAPVQAQPPAPAPSFGAPPQAPAPAQAPAPAQAPAPAPYQQPVHAAPTMAAPMGAPLAPAAPAPYGQVPPPAPAPAPYGQQPQPSYGQVPGQQQPPYGQQPPGFGQQPQGYGQPPQAVPAAGAGLAAALQPYKEAPTGARWTPQNQQLMRVDLAMGGQAVLARQGSMVLYQGKVDFSYKGAGFAGRVVGNATGQEMQLMRCSGRGQIFLAENGAHLHAIELQGDGICVSAENVLAFDESLQHEIRRIEGHGIPGGALFTMQFQGTGTVIVKTHGVPVVLPVTPTTFADSNAIVAWSSAAQVIISSQVRLRRNAYPGHSGETVNLQFRGAPGNFIVVQPYEV, from the coding sequence ATGGCCAGGGAATTCCAACGCGGTCACAAGGCCAAAATCAGTGATCTGACGGCGGGCACGGACCTCTACGTGGGTGTCCAGATCGCCGGGCCCGGGCTCGCCATCGACATCAGCTGCTTCGGCCTCGACGCCAACGAACAGCTTTCGGACGACCGCTACTTCGTCTTCTTCAACCAGCCGAAGTCGCCGGAGGAGTCCATCCAGCAGCTCGGCGCGCAGGCCGGCGACACGGAATCCTTCCGGGTGACCCTGGACCGCATTCCGGCCAACATCCACAAGCTCTCCTTCGCCGCCTCGATCGACGGCGCCGGGCAGATGTCGCAGATCGGCCCCGGCTACATCCGCGTCGTGGCGGGCGGCGAGGAGGTCGTCCGGTACTCCTTCTCGGGCTCGGAGTTCAGCACCGAGCGCGCGCTGATGATCGGCGACTTCTACCTCAAGGACGTATGGCGCTTCGCCGCCGTCGGCCAGGGCTTCGACGGCGGACTCGCCGCGCTGCTCCAGAACTTCGGCGGCGAGGTCGCCGAGGAGGAGCAGCCCGCGCCGCAGGCGCAGGCTCCGGCCGGTGCGCCCGGCTTCGCCCCGCCCCCGCAGGCCGCCGCTCCGGCGCCCTCCTTCGGCGCTCCCGTCCAGGCGCAGCCCCCGGCCCCGGCGCCCTCCTTCGGCGCGCCGCCCCAGGCCCCGGCGCCCGCCCAGGCCCCCGCCCCGGCACAGGCCCCGGCCCCCGCGCCGTACCAGCAGCCCGTCCACGCGGCCCCCACCATGGCCGCACCGATGGGCGCCCCCCTGGCCCCGGCCGCCCCCGCGCCCTACGGGCAGGTTCCGCCGCCCGCCCCGGCCCCCGCGCCGTACGGGCAGCAGCCGCAGCCCTCGTACGGCCAGGTCCCCGGCCAGCAGCAGCCCCCGTACGGCCAGCAGCCGCCCGGCTTCGGCCAGCAGCCCCAGGGGTACGGCCAGCCCCCGCAGGCGGTGCCCGCCGCCGGCGCCGGACTCGCCGCCGCCCTCCAGCCGTACAAGGAAGCCCCCACCGGCGCCCGCTGGACCCCGCAGAACCAGCAGCTCATGCGCGTCGACCTGGCCATGGGCGGCCAGGCCGTCCTCGCCCGCCAGGGCAGCATGGTGCTCTACCAGGGCAAGGTCGACTTCAGCTACAAGGGCGCGGGCTTCGCCGGCCGCGTCGTCGGCAACGCCACCGGCCAGGAGATGCAGCTGATGCGCTGTTCCGGCCGCGGGCAGATCTTCCTCGCGGAGAACGGCGCCCACCTGCACGCCATCGAGCTCCAGGGCGACGGCATCTGCGTCTCCGCCGAGAACGTCCTCGCCTTCGACGAGTCGCTCCAGCACGAGATCCGCCGCATCGAGGGCCACGGCATCCCGGGCGGCGCCCTGTTCACCATGCAGTTCCAGGGCACCGGCACGGTGATCGTCAAGACGCACGGCGTGCCCGTCGTCCTGCCCGTCACCCCGACCACCTTCGCGGACAGCAACGCCATCGTCGCGTGGTCCTCGGCCGCCCAGGTGATCATTTCCAGCCAGGTCCGGCTGCGCCGCAACGCCTACCCCGGTCACAGCGGGGAGACCGTGAACCTCCAGTTCCGCGGCGCTCCCGGCAACTTCATCGTCGTCCAGCCGTACGAGGTCTGA
- a CDS encoding M48 family metallopeptidase: protein MSADPPKRAVEVRRSARRRRTVSAYREGDRTVVLIPARMSEAEEQRWVGVMLDKLAAQESKRTFGDAELAERAERLSEQYFGGRARPRTVRWVTNQNTRWGSCTPAEGSIRLSHRIQGMPEYVVDYVLLHELAHLLVPGHGPGFWELLEAYPRTERARGYLEGVVAAERLPKVPAAREE from the coding sequence GTGTCCGCCGATCCACCGAAGCGCGCCGTCGAAGTCCGCCGGAGCGCGCGCCGCCGCAGGACCGTATCCGCCTACCGCGAGGGTGATCGTACGGTCGTCCTCATCCCTGCCCGGATGTCCGAGGCGGAGGAGCAGCGCTGGGTGGGCGTCATGCTCGACAAGCTCGCGGCGCAGGAGAGCAAGCGCACCTTCGGGGACGCGGAACTCGCCGAGCGCGCCGAGCGTTTGTCCGAGCAGTACTTCGGCGGCCGGGCCCGCCCCCGCACGGTCCGCTGGGTCACCAACCAGAACACCCGCTGGGGCTCCTGCACCCCGGCCGAAGGCAGCATCCGGCTCTCGCACCGCATCCAGGGCATGCCGGAGTACGTCGTCGACTACGTGCTGCTGCACGAGCTGGCGCACCTCCTCGTGCCCGGGCACGGCCCCGGTTTCTGGGAACTGCTGGAGGCGTATCCGCGCACCGAGCGGGCGCGCGGGTACCTCGAAGGGGTCGTCGCCGCCGAGCGCCTTCCGAAAGTCCCCGCCGCCCGCGAGGAATGA
- a CDS encoding tetratricopeptide repeat protein → MAGRGPSRQELIRRRRSGGFIGRQSEVNAFRDALRQPPEEAAQFLFHVRGPAGVGKSTLVRHLETIAREGAAVTAYADESVADVVETMEVISAQFAQQGLVLKGFDKLLATYRQRRHEADAGALAAVAGTDPAAGGAPPPSPSSVVASQLGLVGLGMIPGVGAFTGAVDPNQVAAGADRVKALLSSRLRNHGDVELVLSPLDALTPVFLEELAEVARKHPWIVLFFDTYERTGPMLDTWLRDVLGSERHGEFPANVLVVLAGQSKLTARTWEDWHDLVTDWPLEIFTETEARRLLTGKGVTDERVVEVILRLSGRLPVLVSTLAETQPGTVEEVEEIGDPSGTAVERFLKWVPDPARRAAALACAFPQELDEDVYRSAVEEEAAELFGWLRSMPFVTDRSGHCRYHEVVRGAMLRLQRRQSPIRWEQLHTRLADAFRRRRERLESAPTPSEGWWSDETWRGHRLQEAYHRLCADPRTALPPMLRDLVDAYDHGITTLRRWTTTLAAAARDTDSPALTRWSQDLGTALDQPAPANAAMTLLLTRAGLATEGRALALTLRGRDHRRAEEYAQALTDYTDAITVNPQAERAYFGRALTHMLTSSGDAAIADYTRAIELDPSRVSSLVNRGMLHHWADSFEAALADFDLALALLPEDPTVLRRRGITYQSMARYEESLADFTWALAGQPADRASILSERAVTLESMGRHEEAFDDYRQAIELSPDDGWVFIRRGIALRKLERHEEALADLTRAVQLRPGDAWTLTLKADAHRKLGQHEDALADYTRAVELDPGSGWAHTGRGEVFLSLERYDEALNEFGHAIAHEPDLPLTFLARAMTWVRLGRFELALADYDRLQETSHERGWGIRRRGDCHRMLGAYGEALADYDRAVELLPASASTLTARGLLHRLLSHYDEALADLARSIELDPDDAWTHYEMAVVKTALRHPDRDHHLTRVVELRSSPDAEVPGVLEADSLLLAHCLWPHWEQAEQRLAEFLAETPAPGQLSALVINLRSLAPVIPSAGPRIERFCRIVEETA, encoded by the coding sequence ATGGCGGGACGGGGACCTTCGAGGCAGGAGCTGATCCGGCGACGCCGTTCCGGCGGCTTCATCGGCAGACAGAGCGAGGTGAACGCCTTCCGCGACGCCCTGCGCCAGCCCCCGGAGGAGGCGGCGCAGTTCCTCTTCCACGTCCGGGGCCCGGCCGGAGTCGGAAAGTCGACCCTGGTCCGGCACCTGGAGACCATCGCCCGCGAGGGCGCGGCGGTCACCGCGTACGCGGACGAGTCGGTCGCGGACGTCGTCGAGACCATGGAAGTCATCAGCGCCCAGTTCGCCCAGCAGGGCCTGGTGCTGAAGGGCTTCGACAAGCTGCTGGCCACCTACCGCCAGCGCCGGCACGAGGCCGACGCGGGAGCCCTCGCGGCCGTGGCGGGGACCGACCCGGCGGCGGGAGGCGCCCCGCCGCCGTCCCCGTCCAGCGTGGTCGCCTCGCAGCTGGGCCTGGTCGGACTCGGGATGATCCCGGGAGTCGGCGCCTTCACCGGAGCCGTGGACCCGAACCAGGTCGCCGCCGGCGCCGACCGGGTCAAGGCCCTCCTCAGCAGCCGCCTGCGCAACCACGGCGACGTCGAGCTGGTCCTCTCCCCGCTGGACGCGCTGACCCCGGTGTTCCTCGAAGAGCTCGCCGAGGTGGCCCGCAAGCACCCGTGGATCGTGCTGTTCTTCGACACGTACGAGCGCACCGGACCCATGCTGGACACCTGGCTCCGCGACGTGCTCGGCAGCGAACGCCACGGGGAGTTCCCCGCGAACGTGCTGGTCGTCCTGGCCGGGCAGTCGAAGCTGACCGCCCGCACCTGGGAGGACTGGCACGACCTGGTCACCGACTGGCCGCTGGAGATCTTCACCGAGACCGAGGCACGCCGCCTCCTCACCGGAAAGGGAGTCACCGACGAGCGGGTCGTCGAGGTGATCCTGCGCCTGTCCGGACGCCTTCCGGTCCTGGTCTCCACCCTGGCCGAGACACAGCCGGGCACGGTGGAGGAGGTGGAGGAGATCGGGGACCCCAGCGGCACCGCCGTCGAGCGGTTCCTCAAGTGGGTGCCCGACCCCGCCCGCCGTGCCGCCGCCCTGGCCTGCGCGTTCCCGCAGGAGCTGGACGAGGACGTCTACCGGTCGGCCGTCGAGGAGGAGGCGGCCGAACTCTTCGGCTGGCTCCGGTCGATGCCCTTCGTCACCGACCGCTCGGGCCACTGCCGCTACCACGAGGTGGTCCGCGGTGCGATGCTGCGCCTGCAGCGCAGGCAGTCCCCGATCCGCTGGGAGCAGCTCCACACCCGGCTGGCCGATGCCTTCCGGAGGCGCCGCGAGCGCTTGGAGTCGGCCCCGACCCCGTCGGAGGGGTGGTGGTCGGACGAGACCTGGCGCGGCCACCGCCTGCAAGAGGCCTACCACCGCCTCTGCGCGGACCCCCGAACCGCCCTCCCGCCCATGCTCCGCGACCTGGTCGACGCCTACGACCACGGCATCACCACCCTCCGCCGCTGGACCACGACCCTGGCCGCCGCGGCCCGCGACACGGACTCTCCGGCCCTGACCCGCTGGTCCCAGGACCTCGGCACGGCCCTGGACCAGCCGGCCCCGGCCAACGCGGCGATGACGCTGCTCCTGACCCGAGCCGGGCTCGCCACCGAAGGCCGGGCCCTGGCTCTGACCCTGCGCGGCCGGGACCACCGCCGCGCCGAGGAGTACGCACAGGCCCTGACCGACTACACCGATGCCATCACGGTGAACCCCCAGGCTGAGCGCGCCTACTTCGGACGGGCCCTTACCCACATGCTCACATCGAGCGGCGATGCGGCGATCGCGGACTACACCCGGGCCATCGAGCTCGATCCGAGCCGGGTCTCCAGCCTGGTCAACCGGGGGATGCTGCACCACTGGGCCGACAGCTTCGAGGCGGCCCTCGCCGACTTCGACCTCGCGCTCGCGCTCCTCCCGGAAGATCCGACGGTGCTCCGCCGCCGCGGAATCACCTATCAGTCCATGGCCCGCTACGAGGAATCCCTTGCCGACTTCACGTGGGCGCTCGCCGGTCAACCCGCAGACAGAGCATCGATCTTGAGCGAGCGAGCGGTCACCCTGGAGTCGATGGGGCGCCACGAGGAGGCGTTCGACGATTACCGGCAGGCCATTGAGCTTTCTCCTGACGACGGCTGGGTCTTCATCCGCCGCGGGATCGCGCTGCGGAAGCTGGAGCGGCACGAAGAGGCCCTGGCCGACCTCACGCGGGCGGTCCAACTGAGGCCCGGCGACGCCTGGACCCTCACCTTGAAGGCCGACGCGCACCGCAAACTGGGGCAGCACGAGGATGCGCTCGCGGACTACACCAGGGCGGTCGAGCTCGATCCGGGCTCTGGCTGGGCCCACACAGGCCGCGGCGAGGTCTTCCTGTCGCTGGAACGGTACGACGAGGCCCTGAACGAATTCGGGCACGCCATCGCCCACGAGCCGGACCTGCCGTTGACGTTCCTCGCGCGCGCGATGACGTGGGTGAGGCTCGGCCGGTTCGAGTTGGCTCTCGCGGATTACGACCGCCTTCAAGAGACCAGCCATGAGCGGGGCTGGGGCATCAGACGGAGGGGGGACTGCCACCGCATGCTCGGCGCGTACGGGGAAGCCCTGGCCGACTACGACCGTGCGGTCGAGCTCCTTCCCGCCAGCGCCTCCACACTCACCGCCCGTGGCCTGCTCCACCGACTGCTCAGCCACTACGACGAGGCGCTTGCCGACCTCGCCCGTTCCATCGAGCTCGATCCCGATGACGCGTGGACGCACTACGAGATGGCCGTGGTCAAGACCGCACTCCGGCACCCGGACCGTGACCACCACCTGACGCGCGTGGTGGAACTGCGGAGCTCTCCGGACGCCGAAGTCCCCGGCGTCCTCGAAGCAGACAGCCTCCTGCTCGCCCACTGCCTGTGGCCGCATTGGGAGCAGGCCGAGCAGCGCCTCGCGGAGTTTCTCGCGGAAACTCCGGCCCCCGGGCAGCTGAGCGCGCTGGTCATCAACCTCCGCAGCCTCGCCCCCGTGATCCCCTCGGCCGGGCCCCGCATCGAGCGGTTCTGCCGGATCGTCGAAGAGACGGCCTAG